The stretch of DNA TCTACTTCCTGgtcacaaaatttttttttttattttgataatgtcaTGCACATTTTATTAAATCATTAGATCTTTCGTAGTAACAACATGACATATTTTTGTGGACATATGACACCATGCAGTTGAGTAAGTTGTAGATTTACTGCACAATAATGAAAACATTTATGAGAAAGACGATAAATAGTGAGCAATAGGTTCAATACATTCCTTTTCTTTAAACAAACTGTTAATCCGGTGGCTTATTTTAATCTAGATACCAAGGAAAACTTAGAAAAGCAATGCATTCAATTAACATAGAAGTCTTTATAATTATAATGTTATCTTTCATTCAATTTGGTTAATTTCGAAAACAGACTAGTAATTATTTTGAGAAGACAATACTAGTATGATTATCTTATTATAACCTTGTTTTAATAATCCTCATCTAAGGAACAGTAGACACTGCTATGTCACCAGTTTTATTTATTGTATGAGGAacactttttattatttataggaTGTTCATCTCCAATTAATCTAAAACAATATCTGAAATGCTTTTATCTAGCAATTGTAACTATAGTATATGGTTTTATGAACAAGGTGGAGAAATATCGTTAGTGGCCTATGCTCCACCAAGGGGCAACATGATTAAGCAAGTATGCATAAGGTTTTATGGCAGAAGCAAAATATCCTACACTAGGACCTCTGTGAAATGTCTTTCATTCCTAAATGAATTTCACAACTTCATGTGTGTACTTTGAGTCTCTTACAAAATGTTTGgcacaattttaaacatttaacataataaaaaaaatgctttgaGAATGCTTTAAAACTATTCTTTTCATGGAAGTCTGAAAACTCGGATAAATACATGACAGCATGcaagtttatatttatattttttatttgataaaaacattACACTAGTCATTGAATACTCTCTTAAGATAAAACAAGGCAATACATATGAGTTACAAGCTGATAAAAGTATTTTAAATCGGTACATAGATATAAGAACTTCAGgcaagtcacaatttgtagaaagtaaactattataggtcaaagtacgacctttatGGTTTATTTAAGATCATCTTAGAAAAGTTAACAGAGGTACcgataaaatgtatttatattttttatgacttactaaatgataaaatgataaaaattattaaactaaATTCCTGTTCCAAAACTATTGTTTGGTTTATAAATATCTTACAATTGATTTTCAGGATTTTATTTACAAAACGAAGTGAATGCCGAATGTCCTCTAGGATGGGTGCATTATGATATTTCCTGCTTCCTGTTCAGTACAAATGCTTTGAACTGGTACAACGCACACGTAAGTCATCAGACAAAATACGAAATAAAATATCGTTTACAATTGAAACAGAAAACGTGAGCTTGAGTTTTCTGGCAAGTATGGTATAGTAAAATGATAAATCAATTTCCTGTTTTACTCTGGTTTTGACAATAATTATTTCAGAAATAAGTCATAGacgccatagatttgttggaaatttataCATGGCCGAGGTAGTGAAATTCGAATTTACCCTGAGCGTTAATCTTGTTatcactttttttcttcaaaaatacatcttatataaatatgaaaaatggattaaatgatatattttattttatgtatatgcAGGGGTCGTGTAGAGCGCACAATGCTAGAATTGCTGAAGTGAACTCAGTTGACGTGATGGCATACTTACGTCAGATGGCAAAATCTTACGGCTATGGTATAGTATTTATACTTAGTTATACATGCAACACAGTGATagttgaaaaagataaaaattgtTATGTCTCCAGCTAAGTATTCAAACTGAATTCAACATTCCCTGAACATTTagttgtccatattttgagtaacAGCTGATAAAGTTTCTAAGCATTTTATTGCATTTGTTCTTCACCACATTTTAAAAATCTATGCCACAtgcatatgtggagcaggatctgcttaccctttcggagcacctgagatcacccctggtttttggtggggttcgttatgcttattctttagttttctatgttgtatcatgtgaactattgtttgtctgtctgtctttttcattttaagccatggcgttgtcagtttattttcgatttatgtgtttgactgtccctctggtatctttcgtccctctttgagaAAGTGCAGGTGTGGATTTTGCTTTACTTTGcatttattaatttaaagaaaTGCACTGTAAAAGATATGCTAGCGGGAAAATTACGGTTTAGACcacaatttcatggttcattgaacggGGACATCGACATTAGATATGTTAAACGTTTGTCTACACACGATAAAGAGAGCAGTTCATTATAGAACctgaagaacacacacctaaattatatatgaTCAATGGAAATAGGAAAACGTGTACAATATGAAAAGTTATGATTTTAAGTCCGGACAACCCATATTCTTATTATCTTACTGAACTAATTATAGCAAACTAATTAAATTATAAGTGCCAAATATTTAGTTTACAGGAAAATACACACAGTTCGTTTTTGAACTAATTTATGTTTTCAGATTATTGGTTAGGAGGACGCGATGATGTGATTGAAGGTTTCTGGCAATGGTCAAGTACGGGAGAAAATTTCACGGTATCCGATTGGGCCCCAGGGGAGCCAGATGATGCAGCTAACAGCCAAGATTGTCTCCTTATCTGGAAAGCAGCTAATTATCAGTGGGATGATCAACAGTGCACCATTAACTATCGTTATATCTGTGAATCGgagtatgtttattttttcattaaacaattaaaaagcaaGAGATATTCTGTTAATGGGGTTTGTGAGGATATGATAGTTTCCAACACTAACATATATGAAAAAGTAAGGGTCTGGTAGTTTTGACAACTTCACCAAAGAGGCCAATAATTTGGTACGTCAAACATGCAATTCGTCTACATTGGTCTCACCAGTGATGCTCGAATGAAAATAAAGTATGGCCAAATTAACTCAAGTAATAAGTTAAGAgcattcagtggcggatccataattttcataagtgggggcccactggctgtCTTAGAGAGGGCCGATttcgtcacgcttcagtgattccctatataagcaaccaatttttttttctcaaaaagggggggggggggcgggccctcTGGGCcccttaaatccgcctctggcaTTTAGAACCGCAAAATCCAAACATTTTAACTAATTAGACAATAGTAATCGTTTGTTTTTGGTAGAACATATTAAGTATTTAGAACCATTCAATAGATcataataaatattaaactaTGAAAATTACGCGGTATCAATgatgtttaagggcatacgatacagttacaggggaggtaatgacgttgctaacgtaaaacgttattttcgcgacgtcaaactgtgacatatcgggaaaagatgcatttttcgactgatttttatcattcaaactgatttaatttgaaaacgagttcatggacccctatttttcaaacagcaatttgtttcattttgcagggagattatgtgacccaaattttataaaactgtaaatagaggattttttttaattttgataaacatgcagcaaaaaatgacgtattttcctcaattcatgaacatttgataaatatgagttatgtCTGAATAAAAAATCcataattttttaggatacttataaaatacagaaattaccgattatttaacaaaaaacaatttgtgtttatcttttataacaaaaaagtt from Mytilus galloprovincialis chromosome 2, xbMytGall1.hap1.1, whole genome shotgun sequence encodes:
- the LOC143064116 gene encoding perlucin-like protein isoform X2, with amino-acid sequence MQLRFYLQNEVNAECPLGWVHYDISCFLFSTNALNWYNAHGSCRAHNARIAEVNSVDVMAYLRQMAKSYGYDYWLGGRDDVIEGFWQWSSTGENFTVSDWAPGEPDDAANSQDCLLIWKAANYQWDDQQCTINYRYICESEYPGEAVIG
- the LOC143064116 gene encoding perlucin-like isoform X1, with the protein product MNCMCLQALILCTLSGFYLQNEVNAECPLGWVHYDISCFLFSTNALNWYNAHGSCRAHNARIAEVNSVDVMAYLRQMAKSYGYDYWLGGRDDVIEGFWQWSSTGENFTVSDWAPGEPDDAANSQDCLLIWKAANYQWDDQQCTINYRYICESEYPGEAVIG